A genome region from Candidatus Equadaptatus faecalis includes the following:
- the nusA gene encoding transcription termination/antitermination protein NusA, producing the protein MLLVKDFGKLLHTIAEEKNLSEDVIRASLQAAMSSAYKKSSPYNQNKNVEAFIDAEGDLKIEEIRTVVEEIKNPDAELTLEEAREEGYNDLELGDQIRKEVKVSPDKFGRIAAQTARQVIIQRLKDAERQYIYEQFADKIGNVIVGNIFKVEDDQILINLNEKTEAVLPKDEKINGESYHAGLKMKFFVLDVRQTTKGPRIVVSRTHPGLLRKLIEVEVPEIQDGTVEIRSIVREAGLRAKVAVNSLDPNVEPLGACVGKQGMRIKALSTELNGERIDVIAWSDDPYTFIRSALSPAKIVKIEPVEGVEHAVTAYVHSEDLSLAIGKAGQNVRLAAKITGWKIDIKVLEAEKLPTMKELFVDIASIVKED; encoded by the coding sequence ATGCTTTTGGTAAAAGATTTCGGAAAACTTCTTCATACCATTGCAGAGGAAAAAAATCTGTCGGAGGATGTTATTCGCGCAAGCCTGCAGGCGGCAATGAGCTCGGCTTACAAGAAATCCAGTCCGTACAACCAGAACAAAAACGTTGAGGCGTTTATTGACGCTGAAGGCGACCTCAAGATTGAGGAGATTCGTACCGTTGTTGAAGAGATAAAAAATCCCGACGCGGAACTGACGCTTGAAGAAGCAAGGGAAGAAGGCTATAACGACCTTGAGCTCGGCGACCAGATAAGAAAAGAAGTCAAGGTGTCTCCGGACAAGTTTGGCAGAATAGCCGCACAGACAGCGCGTCAGGTTATTATTCAGAGACTTAAGGACGCGGAGCGCCAGTATATTTACGAGCAGTTTGCGGACAAAATAGGCAACGTAATAGTCGGAAATATCTTTAAAGTTGAAGACGACCAGATTCTTATCAATCTTAATGAGAAAACGGAAGCGGTTCTTCCGAAGGATGAAAAGATTAACGGTGAAAGCTATCATGCAGGTCTGAAGATGAAATTCTTCGTGCTTGACGTCAGACAGACGACAAAAGGCCCGCGCATAGTTGTTTCAAGAACGCATCCGGGACTGCTCCGCAAGCTTATTGAGGTTGAAGTTCCCGAAATTCAGGACGGTACGGTTGAAATTCGCAGCATCGTCCGCGAAGCAGGTCTTCGCGCAAAGGTTGCGGTCAACAGCCTTGATCCGAACGTTGAGCCGCTCGGAGCCTGCGTCGGCAAACAGGGTATGCGCATAAAGGCTCTCAGCACTGAACTTAACGGCGAAAGAATTGACGTTATAGCCTGGAGCGATGATCCGTATACGTTTATCAGAAGCGCACTGTCGCCGGCAAAAATAGTAAAAATTGAGCCGGTCGAGGGTGTGGAGCATGCCGTTACGGCTTACGTCCACAGCGAGGATCTTTCGCTTGCAATAGGCAAGGCAGGGCAGAACGTGCGTCTTGCGGCAAAAATTACAGGCTGGAAGATAGATATCAAGGTGCTTGAAGCAGAAAAGCTTCCTACGATGAAGGAACTTTTTGTTGATATAGCAAGCATTGTAAAAGAGGACTAA
- a CDS encoding ribosomal L7Ae/L30e/S12e/Gadd45 family protein has product MTENERKILNLLGIARRSGAIFIGQDQVLESCKKYKALLVLTSDDCSENVLKSLKNAETRINVERMKLNLDRTQMGQAVGTKSAQIVSMDYENGFAGKILSLMNRSDADE; this is encoded by the coding sequence ATGACCGAAAACGAACGAAAAATCCTGAATCTGCTCGGCATAGCGAGAAGATCAGGGGCTATATTCATAGGTCAGGATCAGGTTCTCGAAAGCTGCAAAAAGTATAAAGCTCTGCTTGTGTTAACGTCGGACGACTGCTCTGAAAACGTACTCAAAAGCCTGAAAAACGCGGAGACGCGCATAAACGTTGAAAGAATGAAACTTAATCTTGACAGGACGCAGATGGGACAGGCAGTAGGAACAAAATCAGCTCAGATTGTATCAATGGATTACGAAAACGGTTTTGCGGGGAAAATTCTCAGTTTAATGAACAGGAGTGATGCAGATGAGTAA
- a CDS encoding YlxR family protein: MKNANAAEKIKQARSCIACGRTARKNELLRIVRTPEGRAVYDPTGRANGRGAYLCRKCECIERAQKKELVAKHLNVVPDADFFEKLKQVCGE, encoded by the coding sequence ATGAAAAACGCAAATGCGGCAGAGAAAATAAAACAGGCAAGAAGCTGCATAGCCTGTGGCCGGACAGCCCGGAAAAACGAGCTGCTCAGGATTGTACGCACTCCCGAAGGAAGGGCAGTTTATGACCCGACGGGACGCGCAAACGGACGCGGGGCGTATTTGTGCCGCAAATGCGAGTGTATAGAACGCGCTCAGAAGAAAGAACTTGTCGCAAAACATTTGAACGTTGTTCCCGATGCCGATTTTTTTGAGAAGCTTAAGCAGGTTTGCGGCGAATGA
- the truB gene encoding tRNA pseudouridine(55) synthase TruB: protein MPKSGFLVINKPVGERSTRCVEVVHRKLGRKAKVGHGGTLDSTASGVLVLLTGAATRLSNIVMGFPKCYAATLQLGSETDTDDASGNVIREAEWSHLSVSDIDDAMAEFSGWRLQTPPNVSAVHVNGQRAHELSRSGQEVKIAPKPVYFEKVLRTTDISSDGKLSFEIYCQKGTYVRSFGRDLARVLGTAGHVCRLERKFAGPFNLDNAVDFSEIETMTADGIYARLLELSVISDVLPMYAGDKKAEKKLALGQNVPMELLSVRSRGKTENYFGEDVLLAAGNYFSVCSFATEDGRVMLHPSVNLYLGGEL from the coding sequence ATGCCGAAATCGGGCTTTCTTGTAATAAATAAGCCGGTTGGAGAACGCAGTACGCGCTGTGTGGAGGTAGTGCACCGCAAGCTTGGCAGAAAAGCAAAGGTGGGGCACGGCGGCACGCTTGATTCCACGGCTTCCGGCGTTCTCGTTCTGCTGACGGGCGCAGCCACGCGGCTCAGCAATATCGTAATGGGATTTCCGAAATGCTATGCCGCGACGCTTCAGCTCGGAAGCGAAACTGATACTGACGACGCGTCAGGAAACGTTATCCGCGAGGCGGAATGGAGCCATTTGTCCGTTTCTGACATTGACGACGCTATGGCGGAGTTTTCCGGCTGGCGCCTGCAGACGCCTCCGAACGTTTCCGCGGTTCACGTCAACGGACAGAGGGCGCACGAATTGAGCCGCAGCGGACAGGAAGTTAAAATAGCTCCCAAGCCTGTATATTTTGAAAAAGTATTAAGGACAACGGATATATCTTCAGACGGAAAACTCTCTTTTGAAATATACTGCCAGAAGGGAACCTACGTGAGAAGCTTCGGCAGGGATCTCGCCCGCGTCCTCGGCACGGCAGGGCATGTCTGCAGGCTGGAAAGAAAATTTGCAGGACCTTTCAATTTGGATAACGCGGTTGATTTCTCCGAAATTGAAACGATGACGGCTGACGGCATATATGCCCGTCTGCTTGAACTTTCTGTTATTTCTGACGTACTGCCCATGTACGCCGGAGACAAAAAAGCAGAAAAAAAACTTGCGCTGGGACAAAACGTTCCGATGGAACTTCTGTCTGTCAGAAGCAGGGGAAAAACCGAAAATTATTTCGGCGAAGACGTACTGCTTGCCGCGGGAAACTATTTTTCAGTCTGCAGTTTTGCAACTGAGGACGGCAGAGTAATGCTGCACCCGTCAGTCAATCTGTATCTCGGTGGAGAATTATGA
- a CDS encoding bifunctional oligoribonuclease/PAP phosphatase NrnA, producing MKTENIARKLKEYNSWTILCHEKPDGDTLGCALALFSLGRRMGKKVVAGGRDAVPDKYLFLPYSGEYRQFSANDVLPDSLLVVVDTSTKNRSIEGLETILPLHDSVAMDHHADNEKFCKINLVCPEASAAAEIVAELMHDNFDISRDEAVCLYTALATDNGSFCFSSVTPRSHEIACILLQAGAKPNEIDSYLNESMTHEALKLWGRAMEGAELFADGTAAVLLISASDFEEFHSEPSVTENLVNQLLRVKGVKIALFVSEFDGMVKLSVRTKQPYIAREIAAFYGGGGHDQAAGAKLCGNIDKVIAELKERVTKYAEIGLSCNK from the coding sequence ATGAAGACTGAGAATATTGCACGGAAACTGAAAGAATACAACAGCTGGACGATTCTCTGCCACGAAAAACCTGACGGGGATACGCTCGGCTGTGCCCTTGCTCTCTTTTCGCTCGGCAGGCGTATGGGGAAAAAGGTCGTCGCAGGCGGCAGGGACGCCGTTCCGGACAAATATCTTTTTCTCCCGTACAGCGGAGAATACAGGCAGTTTTCGGCAAATGACGTGCTGCCCGATTCCTTGCTTGTGGTCGTTGATACAAGCACAAAAAACAGATCAATAGAAGGCTTGGAAACAATTTTGCCGTTGCACGACAGCGTCGCGATGGACCACCATGCGGACAACGAGAAATTCTGCAAAATCAATCTTGTCTGTCCGGAGGCTTCGGCGGCGGCTGAAATTGTTGCGGAGCTTATGCACGATAATTTTGACATAAGCAGGGACGAAGCGGTGTGCCTTTACACTGCGCTCGCGACGGACAACGGCAGTTTCTGTTTTTCTTCGGTAACTCCGCGCAGTCATGAGATAGCATGTATTCTGCTGCAGGCAGGCGCAAAGCCGAATGAAATAGACAGCTACCTGAACGAGTCGATGACGCACGAAGCCCTGAAGCTTTGGGGAAGGGCAATGGAAGGTGCAGAACTGTTTGCGGACGGGACTGCCGCCGTGCTGCTCATTTCTGCTTCGGATTTTGAGGAATTTCATTCCGAGCCGAGTGTTACGGAAAATCTTGTCAATCAGCTGCTCCGCGTTAAGGGCGTCAAAATAGCGCTGTTTGTGTCCGAATTTGACGGTATGGTCAAGCTCAGCGTGAGAACAAAACAGCCGTACATTGCCCGCGAAATCGCGGCGTTTTACGGCGGCGGAGGACACGACCAGGCGGCGGGCGCAAAGCTGTGCGGAAATATAGACAAGGTGATTGCGGAACTTAAAGAACGGGTAACGAAATATGCCGAAATCGGGCTTTCTTGTAATAAATAA
- the uvrA gene encoding excinuclease ABC subunit UvrA, which yields MKQCISIKGARQNNLKNIDVEIPKYQLVVITGPSGSGKSSLAFDTIYAEGQSRYVESLSSYARQFLGMSDKPDVDEITGLSPAISIEQKGTNHNPRSTVGTVTEIYDYLRLLFGRAGIPHCPKCGKEVHRYSVDEIVDKIFREYDGLPLEIYSPVIKGKKGEFKNTLQKLHKQGYLRARIDGDVVWLEEEVELEKNKRHTIECVIDRLKVREDNRMRLTEAVEMALKLSDGFVLLVSKDKPELELTERYICPDCEVSLPEIEPRFFSFNAPSGACPECSGLGFHAHFSEELSVDPSLSLDDGAFLPWKTMKYMIEKAHALADFKGWDISKPFGELPEEVRRALVYGSDEKIPMIFETKHGDWEYNGHYPGLIPWLEKRYGETESENYREELMRYRVEDECSSCHGARLRPEALAVTLGGYNIAELSNLTVEEHIKVLDGLKLGKQEQKIVGQAVNEVRKRLAFLVDVGAGYLTLSRRADTLSGGESQRIRLATQIGSQLTGVLYVLDEPTIGLHPRDTNKLLATLKVIRDLGNSVVVVEHDRDTMLAADYLVELGPEAGENGGYLVAEGSADELRKGDSSTAKYLRGEADGVYSSVKKYRRPNGWLKLTGCRENNLKNIKAEIPLGVFGAISGVSGSGKSTLLYEILYKGLRGKFDSEYRERPGKFDDIKGWEKLRNVVLVDQSPIGRTPRSNPATYTGVFSAIREFFSELHEAKLRGYAPGRFSFNVKGGRCEACNGDGVLKVSMLFLPDVYVKCDVCKGQRYNRETLEVKYKGHSIADVLNLTVDEACELFAGIPKILNKLKVIQEAGLGYIRLGQSATTLSGGEAQRVKLATELSKKFRGNTLYLLDEPTTGLHYTDVQKLLKLLHRLVDQGNSVIVIEHNLDVLASSDYIIDLGPDGGKNGGEISAKGTPAQIAESGTETGKYLGQFLKETARGKTEEKNEKNRKQK from the coding sequence TTGAAACAGTGCATAAGCATAAAGGGCGCAAGGCAAAACAATTTAAAAAACATAGACGTTGAAATACCGAAATATCAGCTGGTCGTAATAACGGGACCGTCGGGCAGCGGAAAATCCTCGCTTGCCTTTGACACGATATACGCCGAAGGGCAGAGCCGTTACGTAGAGTCGCTCTCCTCATACGCAAGACAATTCCTCGGAATGTCGGACAAACCGGACGTTGACGAGATAACGGGGCTTTCTCCAGCAATTTCAATAGAACAGAAAGGAACAAACCACAACCCGCGTTCAACGGTCGGCACCGTCACCGAAATATACGATTATCTCCGTCTGCTTTTCGGCAGGGCGGGAATTCCGCACTGTCCGAAATGCGGTAAAGAGGTGCACCGTTACAGCGTTGACGAAATAGTTGACAAAATTTTCCGCGAATATGACGGTCTGCCGCTTGAAATTTATTCCCCTGTAATAAAAGGCAAAAAAGGCGAATTCAAAAATACTCTGCAAAAACTGCACAAACAGGGTTATCTCCGCGCTCGCATTGACGGTGACGTCGTGTGGCTGGAGGAAGAAGTGGAACTTGAAAAAAACAAACGTCACACGATAGAATGTGTTATAGACAGGCTTAAGGTGCGCGAAGACAACAGAATGCGCCTCACGGAAGCGGTTGAAATGGCGCTTAAGCTTTCGGACGGCTTTGTCCTGCTTGTGTCAAAAGACAAACCGGAGCTTGAACTGACTGAACGCTACATCTGTCCGGACTGCGAAGTGAGCCTGCCTGAAATTGAACCGAGATTTTTCTCTTTTAACGCGCCATCCGGCGCGTGTCCCGAATGTTCGGGACTCGGTTTTCACGCGCATTTTTCGGAGGAACTCTCCGTTGACCCGTCGCTGAGTCTTGACGACGGGGCGTTCCTGCCGTGGAAAACCATGAAATATATGATTGAAAAGGCTCACGCCCTTGCTGATTTCAAAGGCTGGGACATATCAAAACCGTTTGGCGAACTGCCTGAGGAAGTGCGCCGTGCGCTCGTTTACGGCAGCGACGAAAAAATACCGATGATTTTTGAAACCAAACATGGCGACTGGGAATACAACGGACATTATCCCGGACTTATTCCGTGGCTTGAAAAACGCTACGGCGAAACCGAGTCCGAAAACTACCGTGAAGAACTGATGCGTTACCGAGTGGAAGACGAATGTTCATCGTGTCACGGGGCAAGGCTCCGTCCTGAAGCGCTCGCGGTTACGCTCGGCGGTTACAATATTGCGGAGCTTTCCAATCTTACGGTTGAAGAGCATATAAAGGTGCTTGACGGGCTGAAACTCGGAAAACAGGAACAGAAAATTGTCGGACAGGCGGTCAACGAAGTCCGCAAGCGTCTTGCTTTCCTTGTTGACGTCGGCGCAGGCTATCTCACGCTTTCCCGCCGTGCGGACACGCTTTCGGGCGGCGAAAGCCAGAGAATACGCCTCGCGACGCAGATAGGCTCACAGCTCACGGGAGTCCTCTACGTGCTGGACGAGCCGACGATAGGGCTTCATCCGCGCGACACAAACAAACTGCTCGCGACGCTTAAGGTGATACGCGACCTCGGCAACAGCGTCGTAGTCGTTGAACACGATAGGGACACGATGCTTGCCGCAGATTATCTTGTTGAATTAGGTCCCGAAGCAGGGGAAAACGGAGGGTATCTTGTTGCGGAAGGCAGCGCAGACGAACTGCGCAAAGGCGATTCCTCCACTGCGAAATATCTGCGCGGGGAAGCAGACGGCGTGTACAGCTCCGTCAAAAAATACAGAAGACCGAACGGCTGGCTGAAACTTACCGGCTGCCGCGAAAACAATCTGAAAAATATCAAAGCGGAAATTCCGCTCGGCGTGTTCGGAGCAATCAGCGGCGTTTCAGGCTCAGGCAAAAGCACACTGCTTTACGAAATACTTTACAAAGGGCTGCGCGGAAAATTTGACAGCGAATACCGCGAACGTCCCGGAAAATTCGACGACATCAAAGGCTGGGAAAAGCTGCGCAACGTTGTTCTTGTTGACCAGAGCCCGATAGGGCGCACGCCGCGTTCAAATCCAGCGACCTATACGGGTGTATTTTCCGCCATACGCGAATTTTTCTCCGAACTGCACGAAGCAAAACTGCGCGGCTACGCGCCCGGGCGGTTCAGCTTCAACGTAAAGGGCGGACGCTGCGAAGCGTGCAACGGAGACGGCGTCCTGAAGGTCTCCATGCTCTTTCTCCCCGACGTCTACGTAAAATGCGACGTCTGCAAAGGACAGCGCTACAACCGCGAAACGCTTGAAGTAAAATACAAGGGACACTCCATAGCGGACGTTCTGAACCTGACGGTTGACGAAGCCTGCGAGCTTTTTGCTGGAATACCGAAAATACTCAACAAACTTAAGGTAATTCAGGAAGCGGGTCTTGGCTACATACGGCTCGGACAGTCGGCTACAACGCTCAGCGGAGGTGAAGCGCAGCGCGTAAAACTCGCCACGGAACTGAGCAAAAAATTCCGCGGAAACACGCTCTATCTGCTTGACGAACCAACTACCGGACTGCACTATACGGACGTGCAAAAACTGCTCAAACTTCTGCACAGGCTCGTTGACCAGGGAAATTCGGTGATTGTTATAGAGCACAACCTTGACGTGCTTGCCTCATCAGACTACATAATTGACCTCGGACCTGACGGAGGCAAAAACGGCGGCGAAATATCGGCAAAGGGAACGCCGGCACAGATTGCCGAATCCGGAACGGAAACGGGAAAATATCTTGGACAGTTCCTGAAAGAAACCGCACGCGGCAAAACGGAGGAAAAAAATGAGAAAAACAGAAAACAGAAATAA
- the infB gene encoding translation initiation factor IF-2 — protein MSKIRIYDLAKEVGKTNKEVMEILAGLGIEVKSASSSIEEAEAGKLKASVSSGSAENKTAEKSSKPAAAQPKRGLPLVKIKPGASVADVASSVGEKSGKAVKILMNAGLMISAVTAVDDNLLGVLGEGFGRNFVFAEEYTETENFESFEEKPVAAVRKPDKKHDKKAEKKAEKKAERQIAKQSAAAKEEETEQLELTPRPPIITVMGHVDHGKTTLLDYIRNTHVTNREAGGITQHIGASCVNYNGNTLVFLDTPGHEAFTAMRARGAQVTDIAILVVAADDGLMPQTIEALNHAKAANVPIIVAVNKMDKPQANPDRVRQQLSDYGLVPEEWGGDTVMVNLSAKTGEHVNELLEMIILVAELQELKAAKEAKPQGTVVEANLDKGKGPVATVIVQNGTLKRGDIIYTDTAWGKIRAMLDDKGNMVSSAGPSMPVEILGLENVPQPGEIFKTFPSEREARDFMSQKEVERREQMSVKAKRVTLEELYDKMQGGETPQLHIVLKTDVQGSLEAFHASLVKMSTEAVSVNIVHEGVGRISESDVMLAAASNAVIIGFNVRPDSNAKKIAETEGIQVRLYQVIYDMLDDVKAAMEGMLAPEIRENTLGQAEIRDIIRVPKVGNIAGCRVLEGSVKRGSVRLIRDGVVFWTGELASLKHFKDDAREVKAGNECGLSFAKFQDFRVGDIVESFEILKEKRTLD, from the coding sequence ATGAGTAAAATACGAATATACGATCTTGCCAAAGAGGTCGGTAAAACAAATAAAGAAGTAATGGAAATTCTTGCAGGGCTCGGCATTGAAGTGAAATCTGCTTCAAGCTCGATAGAAGAGGCAGAAGCCGGCAAATTAAAGGCTTCCGTTTCGTCAGGCTCCGCTGAAAACAAAACCGCGGAAAAAAGCTCAAAGCCTGCCGCGGCGCAGCCTAAGCGTGGTTTGCCGCTTGTTAAAATCAAACCCGGGGCAAGCGTTGCGGACGTTGCTTCTTCCGTTGGCGAAAAATCGGGCAAGGCGGTCAAAATTCTTATGAATGCCGGTCTTATGATTTCAGCGGTTACCGCCGTTGACGACAATCTGCTCGGAGTTCTCGGCGAAGGCTTCGGCAGAAATTTTGTTTTTGCGGAGGAATACACGGAAACGGAAAATTTTGAAAGTTTTGAAGAAAAGCCCGTTGCCGCTGTCAGGAAGCCCGACAAAAAACACGACAAAAAAGCTGAAAAGAAAGCTGAGAAAAAAGCGGAAAGACAGATTGCAAAGCAGTCTGCTGCCGCCAAGGAAGAAGAAACAGAGCAGCTTGAACTCACGCCGAGGCCGCCGATTATTACGGTTATGGGACACGTTGACCACGGCAAAACGACGCTGCTTGACTATATACGCAATACTCACGTTACGAACAGGGAGGCAGGCGGAATTACGCAGCATATAGGCGCTTCCTGCGTAAATTACAACGGAAACACGCTTGTTTTCCTCGATACTCCGGGGCATGAGGCGTTCACTGCCATGAGGGCGCGCGGCGCTCAGGTTACGGATATCGCGATTCTCGTTGTCGCCGCCGACGACGGTCTTATGCCGCAGACAATAGAGGCTCTGAACCATGCAAAAGCGGCAAACGTACCGATTATAGTCGCGGTCAACAAAATGGACAAACCGCAGGCAAATCCTGACAGAGTACGCCAGCAGCTTTCCGATTATGGTCTCGTTCCCGAAGAATGGGGCGGCGATACGGTTATGGTAAATCTTTCAGCCAAAACCGGCGAACACGTGAACGAACTGCTTGAAATGATTATTCTTGTCGCCGAGCTTCAGGAACTCAAGGCGGCAAAGGAAGCCAAACCGCAGGGTACGGTTGTCGAAGCAAACCTCGACAAGGGCAAGGGACCGGTTGCAACGGTTATAGTTCAGAACGGAACGCTCAAACGCGGAGACATTATATACACGGATACTGCCTGGGGCAAAATCAGGGCAATGCTTGACGACAAGGGCAATATGGTCAGCAGCGCCGGACCGAGCATGCCTGTTGAAATTCTCGGACTTGAAAACGTCCCGCAGCCCGGAGAGATTTTCAAGACCTTCCCGTCAGAGCGCGAGGCCCGCGATTTTATGTCGCAGAAAGAGGTTGAACGCAGAGAGCAGATGTCTGTAAAAGCCAAGAGAGTCACCCTTGAAGAGCTTTATGACAAAATGCAGGGAGGAGAAACCCCGCAGCTGCACATAGTTCTTAAAACCGACGTTCAGGGCTCGCTTGAAGCTTTCCATGCTTCGCTTGTAAAAATGAGCACCGAAGCCGTCAGCGTGAATATTGTTCACGAAGGCGTCGGACGCATTTCCGAATCGGACGTTATGCTTGCCGCCGCCTCGAATGCCGTTATTATAGGCTTCAACGTCAGACCTGACAGCAACGCGAAGAAGATTGCCGAAACCGAAGGTATTCAGGTAAGACTTTATCAGGTAATTTACGATATGCTTGATGACGTTAAGGCAGCCATGGAAGGCATGCTTGCGCCCGAAATCAGGGAAAACACGCTCGGACAGGCTGAAATCCGCGATATTATCAGAGTTCCGAAGGTTGGAAACATTGCAGGCTGCCGTGTTCTTGAAGGTTCGGTGAAACGCGGAAGCGTGCGCCTTATCCGCGACGGAGTTGTTTTCTGGACGGGCGAACTTGCGAGCCTAAAACATTTTAAGGATGACGCAAGAGAAGTCAAGGCAGGAAACGAATGCGGTCTCAGCTTCGCCAAATTTCAGGATTTCAGAGTCGGCGACATCGTCGAATCCTTTGAAATTCTTAAAGAGAAGAGAACGCTCGATTAA
- the rlmB gene encoding 23S rRNA (guanosine(2251)-2'-O)-methyltransferase RlmB has protein sequence MRKTENRNKQREYPTEKKEPAEELCWGRNPVISLLENSPERCSKVLLAKNVQPHVKAKIEELCRASKIVFNSVDSASLDRLCNGENHQGTAAYMLPVTLLDAEEFIPSLPKAPAPCLVLLCDHLQDPHNLGAVIRSAEAAGASGVIIPKRGSCMPTGTVVKTSAGAALRLPVARTGNVAQTIKLFQDENFWTVGLAMEGSETLFKEDMPPRLLLVIGAEGDGLGHAAEKACDELRKIPMQGSTGSLNASVAASLALFEWTRSRK, from the coding sequence ATGAGAAAAACAGAAAACAGAAATAAACAACGGGAATATCCGACTGAAAAAAAAGAACCGGCGGAAGAACTCTGCTGGGGCAGAAATCCGGTAATATCCCTGCTTGAAAACAGCCCCGAACGCTGCTCAAAGGTGCTGCTTGCCAAAAACGTGCAGCCGCACGTAAAGGCAAAAATTGAAGAGCTATGCCGCGCGTCAAAAATAGTATTCAACAGCGTTGACTCTGCCTCGCTGGACAGGCTCTGCAACGGTGAAAATCATCAGGGAACCGCAGCGTACATGCTCCCCGTTACGCTCCTTGACGCGGAAGAATTTATACCTTCGCTTCCCAAGGCTCCGGCGCCGTGCCTCGTTCTGCTCTGCGACCATCTCCAAGATCCGCACAATCTGGGCGCAGTAATCCGAAGCGCCGAGGCGGCGGGGGCAAGCGGGGTAATAATTCCCAAACGCGGAAGTTGCATGCCCACGGGAACGGTTGTCAAAACCAGTGCCGGAGCGGCTTTGCGCCTGCCTGTTGCCCGTACCGGAAACGTTGCGCAGACGATAAAACTGTTTCAGGACGAAAATTTCTGGACTGTCGGACTTGCCATGGAAGGCAGCGAAACGCTCTTCAAAGAAGACATGCCGCCGCGCCTTCTGCTCGTAATAGGTGCAGAGGGAGACGGACTCGGACACGCTGCGGAAAAAGCCTGCGATGAGCTGAGAAAAATACCCATGCAGGGAAGCACGGGCTCGCTCAACGCCTCAGTTGCAGCCTCGCTTGCGCTCTTTGAATGGACGAGAAGCAGAAAATAG
- the rbfA gene encoding 30S ribosome-binding factor RbfA → MRSYRMGRINKEFQRSISDLLQLRIKKEHVSEAIITAVDVSSDLGYAKVYYTLLDEHVRGTVQKALESVAGQLRGILGREMHLRTIPQLTFVYDNSEAEARKMDELLDRVAKLDAEIIKSSETKSEEDED, encoded by the coding sequence ATGCGTTCATACCGTATGGGAAGAATAAACAAAGAATTCCAGCGCAGCATATCCGACCTGCTTCAGCTGCGCATAAAGAAAGAACACGTCTCCGAGGCGATTATAACGGCGGTTGACGTATCTTCCGATTTGGGCTACGCAAAGGTCTATTACACTCTGCTTGACGAACACGTCAGGGGCACGGTGCAGAAAGCGCTGGAATCCGTTGCAGGACAGCTTCGCGGAATACTCGGCAGGGAAATGCACCTGCGCACTATTCCGCAGCTGACTTTTGTGTATGACAATTCAGAAGCCGAAGCGAGAAAAATGGACGAACTGCTTGACAGAGTAGCAAAGCTTGACGCTGAAATCATTAAATCGTCCGAAACGAAATCTGAGGAAGATGAAGACTGA